The DNA segment aagaaaattaataatggTTCGCTTTGGTTTAGTTAAGATAGTCCGGTTTAGAGAAAATGTTTAAACGCCGTCGTTTTAAATAAGATATGAAGTTAATGAGTGGAGTGTAAACACGTGGCGCCAGCTCGAACAGATATTTCTGCGACTATTGATAAGGAGGACGAagcaggaagaagaagaagaagggtggCGCGAATTGGAAAAATTAACAGCGAAAGAACATGGCCCTATCTCAAGTATCTGCGTCTCTCGCCTTCTCTCTTTCCAGTACTCTTTCTCTCTTCAATACGCTTCTTCTTCTAATACTAGCCTCTGTATCATGTCTTTGACTAGTTTTGGATTTTATCTTTGCCAGATCCTGGCGCCATCAAGCTAGGCAGAATCACAAACACATGTAGAGTTCATGTACCGCAGCTTGCTGGAAGCAGATCCACTTTCGCTTCTGGTTCTCCTCTGTGTACGTCTTCCTTAATTGACTTAGTAGCTAGTTTCTTGCTTGGTATGTGAATCCGAAATTAAAAATGGAGTTTTTGGTGTATCTGTCTCTGTTTCAGTGCCATTGAACTTGAGGTTGCCtcgtggaggaggaggaagtggGAACAGAAGAGGAGCATCCGTTTCAGTTAGAAGCGAGCAAAGTACAGAAGGAGGCAGCGGTTTGGACATATGGCTTGGTCGTGGCGCTATGGTTGGTTTTGCTGTCGCCATTTCTGTTGAGATCGCCACTGGCAAAGGACTTCTTGAGGTAACTAACTCTACATCAAAACTCCTTTCTtctgaattataaaaaaaatgaaacttttatTTGTTAATCAAAGAGCGAATGTAATAATGCCTCGAGTTTTGTTATGATATATGtcttattgtttgtttgttttgttcagAATTTTGGGGTAGCGAGTCCATTGCCTACGGTTGCTTTGGCTGTTACAGCATTGGTTGGTGTTCTTACTGCGGTTTTCATCTTCCAATCTTCCTCTAAAAACTGATAGAAGCCTCTGCCCCATATGTTTATTGTCATTTTCTTGTATCATATACATCCTTCTTTCATATCACTTCAATTCTACATTCATCAGAATGCAAATCCCTGTTTAGTTTTTCCTTTTGCTCTTAGTGTTTCTGAATTATATGATTGTGTTCGAAGTAAATCAAAGCAACCATTACTAGAGAATGCATGAACATATGCAACCAATGGAAATCGAAGATGCAACCATATATATCATCTGGCAATATACTGAAACTCTCACATCATTCATAACGACAAACTGGCCCAAAATTGCTGTCTGTAACAATAGCATTCCTCAATGCCTTTttattgaataaataaatacaaaaaggaGAAACACAACGCACAAATTATTTAATCATACAGAAGATTTTCCAGGACAAATAATAAAGAGATGCTCTTCGAATGTAGATTCGAAAGAAAAAGAGGCAGGCGTTCGGGAAGGTTTTGTTTGGAATGAACAAATccataggaaaaaaaaaagaaacgcaCTCTGTGTGTGTTTGGTTGCTTTCCATATATAGAAAGAAACATGGAAGTCCCATCAAGCTTGCAAGAAGCTGGCGTACTTAGCACCAAGGAGAAGCCTCTGAATGCATAAGAGAGCGTTCTTGGTAACCTCAGCGTTCTCATGGTTCATCAGTTTCATCACTCGTTCTTTCGCCTTGAGGTCTGTTACAATCACTCTCCCCGCTGCATGGTACTGTATGAACTGCGAGAGATCATAGCACGCCACTGCCAACGATCTTGGATCACTTGAAGTGTCCAGGATTGTGAGGAGAACCCTGAGTATCTGCATCCATAAGTTTAAACAAATGATTAGCTTGTTTCAATGACCAAACAGGCCCGACCTAGCCAGCTTTGAGCTCTGCAGGTTATAGGGGAGGAGAAGAATACCTGGAAGTCATTCTCCTCGAAGCTTGTGACATTCTCACGCCAGAAATTGGCCTCTTTGTGCATTGGGTTCCAGTCAAGATGGCCAAGAAGAACCTCTTGCTTATATTTGTCGAAGGAACTCAGCTTCTTGATATTGTCTTTTAGCCCTTCTTCTAGTTGGTTCAGTGCATCCAGCAAGTCCTTCCAAAATTAGAGTTGAACATCTTTAACAATGGCAATGCTTGCAACAAAGGCATATACTAGTACACATTCGATGGTGTAGGAATCACTAAAATGACCAGATATTCTCACGTCATGTTGTTCAACATTAACGCTAGTAAGCAGTACTCAGCTTTGTATTTAACTTGTCTAACCTCGTCACTCCATGCTTGTGTTTTCAGACTGTGGATGATATGTGGGAGTCCAAGATCAACCATTTGGGCACCAAATGTACCTTTTGGAAGCAAGTTCCTGAATGCCAATATGACCACCCTGACAACCTATAAGACAAAATACTGTCAGAGAAAGTACAACAAATGCATCATAACAATTATGCAAACTAATGATCTAAACAAAAAATCTTGGTATTGCAGACAGAAATTCTGAAGTACCAACCAAGCCACGccatatgaaattttaaatatttgcaGGATAGCAATGATCAAGTCACGCTAGAGAACATAGCTCACCTTTTCCTTAGTCGAGCTCTTGACCACTTCCGTGAGCCTTTGCATTGTCCTAGATGTTGCCAAGTACTCTATTGCTGGTTCATAATAGGAAAGAAGCCAGATGCAGAGACATGTTTCGTAGAGAAGCTGTTGGTCGAGATCACACAAATCACAAGGGTTAGTTACTGAGACATTATGACTAAATGAGAAACTGAAAGAGAACTGTCTAATTGTTACTAATTTATCCAGGCAACACTTCAAATTAGGGAATAATTTAAATCCACAGCATTAGTAGTCATTTAAAAATCAAAGCGGGTTTCACCCTGAGTGTCTGTCTAGTCATCGCCTTTCCACAAAAGACTGCATAATATGGAAACTGCAATACTTCTCTACAGCTTTTGTGGacacttttcacttaaaaataCTTCCACCAAATATATAATTACCTGGATAGACTGCTGAGTGGATGCTGGTGAGATTAAAGGGACAAGTAACTTCACCCCATCTGCCTTAACAAACGATGATCTGACAACAGGTTCCTTAAGCAATGTCGAGAGGCAGCTGATTGC comes from the Brassica rapa cultivar Chiifu-401-42 chromosome A01, CAAS_Brap_v3.01, whole genome shotgun sequence genome and includes:
- the LOC103840942 gene encoding V-type proton ATPase subunit H is translated as MDQAELSTEQVLKRDIPWETYMTTKLISATGLQLLRRYDKKAESARAQLLDEDGPAYVHLFVTILRDIFKEETVEYVLALIYEMLSANPTRARLFHDESLAHEDTYEPFLRLLSKGNWFIQEKSCKIVAWIISARPKAGNGVIANGEASASKKPITTIDDVLNGLVEWLCAQLRQPSHPTRGAPVAISCLSTLLKEPVVRSSFVKADGVKLLVPLISPASTQQSIQLLYETCLCIWLLSYYEPAIEYLATSRTMQRLTEVVKSSTKEKVVRVVILAFRNLLPKGTFGAQMVDLGLPHIIHSLKTQAWSDEDLLDALNQLEEGLKDNIKKLSSFDKYKQEVLLGHLDWNPMHKEANFWRENVTSFEENDFQILRVLLTILDTSSDPRSLAVACYDLSQFIQYHAAGRVIVTDLKAKERVMKLMNHENAEVTKNALLCIQRLLLGAKYASFLQA
- the LOC103840854 gene encoding stress enhanced protein 1, chloroplastic isoform X1, which produces MALSQVSASLAFSLSNPGAIKLGRITNTCRVHVPQLAGSRSTFASGSPLLPLNLRLPRGGGGSGNRRGASVSVRSEQSTEGGSGLDIWLGRGAMVGFAVAISVEIATGKGLLENFGVASPLPTVALAVTALVGVLTAVFIFQSSSKN
- the LOC103840854 gene encoding stress enhanced protein 1, chloroplastic (The RefSeq protein has 1 substitution compared to this genomic sequence) — its product is MALSQVSASLSFSLSNPGAIKLGRITNTCRVHVPQLAGSRSTFASGSPLPLNLRLPRGGGGSGNRRGASVSVRSEQSTEGGSGLDIWLGRGAMVGFAVAISVEIATGKGLLENFGVASPLPTVALAVTALVGVLTAVFIFQSSSKN